From a region of the Xanthomonas rydalmerensis genome:
- a CDS encoding sigma-54 dependent transcriptional regulator codes for MNDARTPPLPRILVVDDQADVREALRMLLKSAGYGMVGAESPELALACLRGDEFAAVLVDMNYARDTTSGAEGLALIAQIAAQWPGLPVIAMTAWASIEVAVAAMREGAVDFIEKPWQNARVLAVLDSRIALDRSRRTAQRLGEAQALLLQEGAADFVAESAPMQRLVGDLLRIAGSGANVLLLGENGTGKSLLAQLLHQWSPRRAQAFVKVNIGGLAPTLFEAELFGHVRGAYTDARQDRAGRFELADGGTLFLDEIGNLPLQQQPKLLRAIEDGEFERLGSSRTQRVDVRIVAATNADLEAEVAAGRFRQDLLYRLNTFQVRVPPLRERGADILPLARHYLAAACTRYRRPLPTLARDAERALLGYAWPGNVRELAHAMERAALLADGSILGSDDLRLQPAASVAPALSTQLTLEEAEALLLKQALAQQQGNLQRTADQLGITRQSLYRRLGKHGLRSDDGG; via the coding sequence ATGAACGACGCCCGCACACCGCCCTTGCCGCGCATCCTCGTCGTCGACGACCAGGCCGACGTGCGCGAAGCCCTGCGCATGCTGCTCAAGAGCGCCGGCTACGGCATGGTCGGCGCCGAATCGCCGGAACTGGCGCTGGCCTGCCTGCGTGGCGACGAATTCGCCGCGGTGCTGGTGGACATGAACTACGCCCGCGACACCACTTCCGGCGCCGAAGGCCTGGCCTTGATCGCGCAGATCGCCGCGCAATGGCCGGGGCTGCCGGTGATCGCGATGACCGCCTGGGCCAGCATCGAAGTGGCGGTGGCGGCGATGCGCGAGGGTGCCGTCGATTTCATCGAGAAGCCCTGGCAGAACGCACGGGTGCTGGCGGTGCTGGACAGCCGCATCGCGCTGGATCGTAGCCGGCGCACCGCGCAGCGGCTCGGCGAGGCGCAGGCGCTGTTGCTGCAGGAGGGCGCGGCCGATTTCGTCGCCGAATCGGCACCGATGCAGCGGCTGGTCGGGGATCTGCTGCGCATCGCCGGCAGCGGCGCTAACGTGTTATTGCTGGGCGAGAACGGCACCGGCAAGAGCCTGCTGGCGCAGTTGCTGCACCAGTGGTCGCCGCGTCGCGCGCAGGCCTTCGTCAAGGTCAACATCGGCGGGCTGGCGCCGACCCTGTTCGAGGCCGAACTGTTCGGCCACGTGCGCGGCGCCTACACCGACGCGCGCCAGGACCGTGCCGGCCGCTTCGAACTGGCCGATGGCGGCACCCTGTTCCTGGACGAGATCGGCAACCTGCCGCTGCAGCAGCAACCCAAGTTGCTGCGCGCGATCGAGGATGGCGAGTTCGAGCGGCTCGGCTCCTCGCGCACGCAGCGGGTCGACGTGCGCATCGTCGCCGCGACCAATGCCGACCTGGAGGCGGAAGTGGCGGCCGGCCGCTTCCGCCAGGATCTGCTGTACCGGCTCAACACCTTCCAGGTGCGGGTGCCACCGCTGCGTGAACGCGGCGCCGACATCCTGCCGCTGGCGCGGCATTACCTGGCTGCCGCCTGCACGCGGTATCGGCGGCCGCTGCCGACGCTGGCGCGCGATGCCGAGCGCGCGCTGCTGGGCTACGCCTGGCCCGGCAACGTGCGCGAGCTGGCGCACGCGATGGAGCGTGCGGCGCTGCTGGCCGACGGCAGCATCCTGGGCAGCGACGACCTGCGCCTGCAGCCGGCGGCGAGCGTTGCGCCCGCGCTGTCGACACAGCTGACCCTGGAAGAAGCCGAGGCGCTGCTGCTGAAGCAGGCGCTGGCGCAGCAGCAGGGCAACCTGCAGCGCACCGCCGACCAGCTTGGCATCACCCGGCAGAGCCTGTACCGGCGCCTGGGCAAGCACGGCCTGCGCAGCGATGACGGCGGCTGA